A portion of the Calliphora vicina chromosome 5, idCalVici1.1, whole genome shotgun sequence genome contains these proteins:
- the Pld gene encoding phospholipase D2 isoform X1 yields MATNNNNDDDNDDGCRLRDLPRHRRSISQLIYNLADHDSSERNEGITNLGYQYDELNYNYLYGQFDVNANAANMAENNTLQLPATSSNKTFETSENTSTVGSGHNMEEHDHSGCLPDFQFSMIEAEYDEGLIIPDSITILSSVGDKPVLVERKECTDDDEFDEDDVELRRLTVIPFTRLYAPSIKFTSFQRKVFMPGIEIQVRFIDTERSVTTHLLNPNLYTIELTHGPFSWIIKRRYKHFSTLHQQLSIFRTSLNIPFPMRSHKEKRATIKNAALQMADENRIKELQKSASFKTSTPNGHAVTPRTAGSSSMAAVAALQNNNVNPMLDDTGRGSTRKKRKKRKLPRFPQRPESLVTVEAMPERIQQLEDYLYNLLNISLYRNHHETLNFVEVSNVSFVDGLGVKGKEGAILKRTGSTRPGQAGCNFFGCFQQKCCVRCNYFCSDVVCGSWRSRWFFVKETCFGYIRPSDGVIRAVILFDTGFDVSTGIYQTGMRKGLQILTNNRHIVMKCWTKRKCKEWNDYLKQTANTTARDFTMPNPHNSYAPERSDITAQWFVDGSSYMSAVADALEAAKEEIYITDWWLSPEIYMKRPAIDGDYWRLDKILLRKAKEGVKVFVLLFKEVEMALGINSYYSKQRLVNLHENIKVMRHPDHAKVGVFFWAHHEKIVVVDQTYAFLGGVDLCYGRWDDYRHRLTDLGSISTSSASGSTRRPGGFFNREEVDSAFGSSKSSRNINEELQKNEQELHKAQNEASTKDRLQLPVLIPGEKLMIPNVNSPQSDSIDLEGLKLNTPEMERKNMLKNLKDNAVKKGKDLVNRLAMNEGDKTPDIIKDPKQLVFTIPEIEEGRKGGLEDPTPFQTQVLDDYYGQAKYWFGKDYSNFIMKDWMNLDAPFVDMIDRATTPRMPWHDVAICVVGASARDVARHFIQRWNAMKLEKTRENHSFPYLMPKSYQHIKLNPNIVLKHTHRVSCQLLRSVSSWSCGFIEQDLVEQSIHDAYIQTITKAQHYIYIENQFFITMQLGAAASLGQVRNQIGEALFKRIVRAHRERKTFRVYVIMPLLPGFEGEVGGSSGIAVRAITHWNYSSISRGRSAILVRLKEVGIDNPGEYISFHALRTHSQLNNVPITELIYVHSKLLIADDRVVICGSANINDRSMIGKRDSEIAAIITDNEFEDGRMNGKKYPSGVFAGRLRKFLFKEHLGLLDPDAERMPIDITDPVVDQFWHGMWKRISTRNTEIYDEVFRCIPNDKVKSFANLRKYQEETPPLCKTDPDMASKRIMNIQGNLVDLPLDFLNREVLTPPSTSREGLIPTSVWT; encoded by the exons CAGATCATGATTCTAGCGAACGTAATGAAGGCATAACAAATCTTGGCTACCAATACGATGAATTAAACTACAACTATCTGTACGGTCAATTTGACGTAAACGCTAACGCTGCTAACATGGCGGAAAATAATACTCTACAACTACCAGCTACGTCGTCAAATAAAACCTTTGAAACTTCTGAAAATACAAGTACTGTAGGAAGTGGCCACAATATGGAGGAACATGATCATTCCGGTTGCTTGCCGgattttcagttttctatgATAGAGGCGGAATATGATGAGGGTTTGATAATACCCGATTCTATAACGATTTTGTCGTCGGTGGGTGATAAGCCAGTGTTGGTGGAACGCAAGGAATGCACCGATGATGATGAGTTCGATGAGGATGATGTGGAGTTGAGGCGCTTAACAGTGATACCATTTACTCGACTCTATGCACCCAGTATTAAGTTTACCTCGTTTCAACGTAAAGTCTTTATGCCGGGCATAGAGATACAAGTGCGTTTCATAGATACCGAGAGAAGTGTGACCACACATTTGCTAAATCCCAATTT ATACACCATCGAACTTACCCATGGCCCATTTAGCTGGATCATCAAAAGACGCTATAAACATTTCAGTACCTTACACCAACAACTCAGCATTTTTCGCACCTCCCTCAATATCCCATTCCCAATGCGCAGTCATAAGGAGAAACGGGCCACCATTAAAAATGCTGCTTTACAAATGGCCGATGAAAATCGCATCAAAGAATTACAAAAATCTGCCAGCTTTAAAACTTCCACACCCAATGGTCATGCTGTGACGCCACGCACAGCTGGTTCCTCCAGTATGGCAGCCGTGGCGGCTCTACAAAATAATAATGTCAATCCGATGCTAGATGATACGGGACGTGGTAGTACGCGCAAGAAGCGTAAAAAACGTAAATTACCACGTTTTCCTCAGAGACCGGAATCTTTGGTGACAGTGGAGGCTATGCCGGAGCGTATTCAGCAATTGGAGGATTATTTGTATAATCTGTTGAATATCAGTTTGTATCGGAATCATCATGAGACG CTCAACTTTGTCGAAGTCTCCAATGTTTCCTTTGTCGATGGCCTGGGCGTAAAGGGAAAAGAAGGCGCCATATTAAAACGTACCGGTTCTACACGACCCGGCCAGGCTGGCTGTAATTTCTTTGGTTGCTTTCAGCAAAAGTGCTGTGTGCGTTGCAATTATTTCTGTTCCGATGTTGTGTGTGGCTCATGGCGTAGCAGATGGTTTTTCGTCAAGGAAACCTGCTTCGGCTACATACGACCGTCGGATGGTGTTATACGTGCTGTGATATTATTTGATACGGGTTTTGATGTCTCCACCGGCATCTATCAGACGGGCATGCGTAAGGGCCTGCAGATCTTAACCAACAACCGCCACATAGTTATGAAATGCTGGACGAAACGGAAATGTAAAGAATGGAATGATTATCTAAAACAAACAGCCAATACCACAGCTCGAGATTTTACCATGCCCAATCCTCACAACTCGTATGCTCCAGAGAGATCGGATATAACGGCTCAATGGTTTGTGGATGGTTCGTCGTATATGTCAGCCGTGGCTGATGCTTTGGAGGCTGCTAAGGAGGAGATTTATATTACGGATTGGTGGCTGAGTCCGGAAATCTATATGAAAAGACCGGCCATAGATGGTGACTACTGGCGTTTGGATAAGATATTGCTGAGAAAGGCCAAGGAGGGGGTTAAAGTGTTTGTTTTGCTGTTTAAGGAGGTGGAAATGGCTTTGGGTATTAATAGTTATTACAGCAAGCAGAGGCTAGTTAATTTGCATGAAAATATTAAG GTCATGCGCCATCCGGATCATGCCAAAGTGGGAGTATTCTTTTGGGCACATCATGAGAAAATTGTGGTGGTGGATCAAACTTATGCCTTTTTGGGTGGTGTGGACTTGTGTTATGGGCGCTGGGATGATTACCGACATCGTTTGACCGATCTGGGCAGTATTTCTACCTCTTCAGCCTCCGGCAGCACACGACGCCCCGGAGGTTTCTTCAATCGTGAAGAGGTAGACTCTGCCTTTGGCTCTAGCAAATCTTCACGTAATATTAATGAAGAATTGCAAAAAAACGAACAAGAGCTACACAAAGCACAAAATGAAGCTTCAACTAAAGATAGACTACAGCTGCCCGTCCTAATACCAGGCGAGAAACTAATGATACCCAATGTAAATTCTCCCCAAAGTGATAGCATTGATTTGGAAGGTCTTAAGCTAAACACACCCGAAATGGAGCGTAAAAACATGTTGAAAAATCTTAAGGACAATGCCGTCAAGAAGGGCAAAGACCTTGTCAATCGTCTAGCCATGAATGAGGGTGACAAAACTCCCGACATCATAAAAGATCCCAAACAATTGGTATTTACCATACCAGAAATTGAGGAGGGGCGCAAGGGTGGCTTAGAGGATCCCACACCTTTTCAGACACAAGTCCTAGATGATTATTATGGTCAGGCCAAGTACTGGTTTGGCAAAGACTACTCCAATTTCATCATGAAAGATTGGATGAATTTGGATGCTCCCTTTGTGGATATGATTGATCGCGCCACTACACCACGTATGCCCTGGCATGATGTGGCCATCTGTGTGGTGGGCGCCTCGGCCCGAGATGTGGCCCGACATTTTATACAACGTTGGAATGCCATGAAACTGGAAAAGACCCGGGAGAATCACTCGTTTCCCTATTTAATGCCAAAGAGTTATCAACACATAAAACTAAATCCCAATATAGTGCTAAAGCACACCCATCGTGTTTCCTGCCAACTGCTGCGCAGTGTTTCTTCATGGAGTTGTGGTTTCATTGAACAGGATCTAGTCGAACAGAGTATACACGATGCCTACATACAGACCATCACCAAGGCCCAGCATTATATCTATATAGAGAATCAATTCTTTATAACCATGCAGCTGGGCGCAGCGGCTAGTCTGGGTCAAGTACGCAATCAAATAGGTGAAGCTTTGTTTAAGAGGATAGTAAGGGCCCATAG AGAACGTAAAACATTCCGGGTTTATGTGATAATGCCGCTACTACCGGGCTTTGAGGGTGAAGTGGGTGGCAGTAGTGGCATAGCTGTGCGGGCCATTACTCACTGGAATTATTCTTCTATATCAAG AGGTCGCTCGGCCATTTTGGTGCGTCTGAAAGAGGTGGGCATTGACAATCCTGGAGAATACATATCATTCCATGCCTTGCGTACTCATTCCCAACTAAACAATGTTCCTATAACCGAATTAATCTATGTACATTCCAAACTGCTCATAGCCGACGATCGTGTTGTCATTTGCGGTTCGGCCAACATCAATGATCGTTCGATGATTGGCAAACGAGACTCGGAAATCGCAGCCATTATAACAGACAATGAATTTGAAGATGGACGTATGAATGGCAAGAAATATCCCAGTGGAGTGTTTGCGGGAAGATTAAGGAAGTTTTTGTTCAAAGAACATTTAG gTCTGCTAGATCCCGATGCGGAACGCATGCCCATCGATATTACCGATCCTGTGGTGGATCAATTTTGGCATGGCATGTGGAAACGCATTTCCACACGCAACACGGAAATTTACGATGAAGTTTTCAGATGCATACCAAACGATAAAGTGAAATCCTTTgctaatttaagaaaatatcaagaagAAACGCCGCCCTTATGTAAAACCGATCCAGATATGGCCAGTAAACGCATAATGAATATTCAG gGTAACCTAGTTGATTTGCCTTTAGATTTCTTAAACAGAGAAGTTCTTACTCCTCCCAGTACCAGTAGGGAGGGCCTTATACCCACCTCCGTTTGGACatag
- the Pld gene encoding phospholipase D2 isoform X2 has protein sequence MATNNNNDDDNDDGCRLRDLPRHRRSISQLIYNLDHDSSERNEGITNLGYQYDELNYNYLYGQFDVNANAANMAENNTLQLPATSSNKTFETSENTSTVGSGHNMEEHDHSGCLPDFQFSMIEAEYDEGLIIPDSITILSSVGDKPVLVERKECTDDDEFDEDDVELRRLTVIPFTRLYAPSIKFTSFQRKVFMPGIEIQVRFIDTERSVTTHLLNPNLYTIELTHGPFSWIIKRRYKHFSTLHQQLSIFRTSLNIPFPMRSHKEKRATIKNAALQMADENRIKELQKSASFKTSTPNGHAVTPRTAGSSSMAAVAALQNNNVNPMLDDTGRGSTRKKRKKRKLPRFPQRPESLVTVEAMPERIQQLEDYLYNLLNISLYRNHHETLNFVEVSNVSFVDGLGVKGKEGAILKRTGSTRPGQAGCNFFGCFQQKCCVRCNYFCSDVVCGSWRSRWFFVKETCFGYIRPSDGVIRAVILFDTGFDVSTGIYQTGMRKGLQILTNNRHIVMKCWTKRKCKEWNDYLKQTANTTARDFTMPNPHNSYAPERSDITAQWFVDGSSYMSAVADALEAAKEEIYITDWWLSPEIYMKRPAIDGDYWRLDKILLRKAKEGVKVFVLLFKEVEMALGINSYYSKQRLVNLHENIKVMRHPDHAKVGVFFWAHHEKIVVVDQTYAFLGGVDLCYGRWDDYRHRLTDLGSISTSSASGSTRRPGGFFNREEVDSAFGSSKSSRNINEELQKNEQELHKAQNEASTKDRLQLPVLIPGEKLMIPNVNSPQSDSIDLEGLKLNTPEMERKNMLKNLKDNAVKKGKDLVNRLAMNEGDKTPDIIKDPKQLVFTIPEIEEGRKGGLEDPTPFQTQVLDDYYGQAKYWFGKDYSNFIMKDWMNLDAPFVDMIDRATTPRMPWHDVAICVVGASARDVARHFIQRWNAMKLEKTRENHSFPYLMPKSYQHIKLNPNIVLKHTHRVSCQLLRSVSSWSCGFIEQDLVEQSIHDAYIQTITKAQHYIYIENQFFITMQLGAAASLGQVRNQIGEALFKRIVRAHRERKTFRVYVIMPLLPGFEGEVGGSSGIAVRAITHWNYSSISRGRSAILVRLKEVGIDNPGEYISFHALRTHSQLNNVPITELIYVHSKLLIADDRVVICGSANINDRSMIGKRDSEIAAIITDNEFEDGRMNGKKYPSGVFAGRLRKFLFKEHLGLLDPDAERMPIDITDPVVDQFWHGMWKRISTRNTEIYDEVFRCIPNDKVKSFANLRKYQEETPPLCKTDPDMASKRIMNIQGNLVDLPLDFLNREVLTPPSTSREGLIPTSVWT, from the exons ATCATGATTCTAGCGAACGTAATGAAGGCATAACAAATCTTGGCTACCAATACGATGAATTAAACTACAACTATCTGTACGGTCAATTTGACGTAAACGCTAACGCTGCTAACATGGCGGAAAATAATACTCTACAACTACCAGCTACGTCGTCAAATAAAACCTTTGAAACTTCTGAAAATACAAGTACTGTAGGAAGTGGCCACAATATGGAGGAACATGATCATTCCGGTTGCTTGCCGgattttcagttttctatgATAGAGGCGGAATATGATGAGGGTTTGATAATACCCGATTCTATAACGATTTTGTCGTCGGTGGGTGATAAGCCAGTGTTGGTGGAACGCAAGGAATGCACCGATGATGATGAGTTCGATGAGGATGATGTGGAGTTGAGGCGCTTAACAGTGATACCATTTACTCGACTCTATGCACCCAGTATTAAGTTTACCTCGTTTCAACGTAAAGTCTTTATGCCGGGCATAGAGATACAAGTGCGTTTCATAGATACCGAGAGAAGTGTGACCACACATTTGCTAAATCCCAATTT ATACACCATCGAACTTACCCATGGCCCATTTAGCTGGATCATCAAAAGACGCTATAAACATTTCAGTACCTTACACCAACAACTCAGCATTTTTCGCACCTCCCTCAATATCCCATTCCCAATGCGCAGTCATAAGGAGAAACGGGCCACCATTAAAAATGCTGCTTTACAAATGGCCGATGAAAATCGCATCAAAGAATTACAAAAATCTGCCAGCTTTAAAACTTCCACACCCAATGGTCATGCTGTGACGCCACGCACAGCTGGTTCCTCCAGTATGGCAGCCGTGGCGGCTCTACAAAATAATAATGTCAATCCGATGCTAGATGATACGGGACGTGGTAGTACGCGCAAGAAGCGTAAAAAACGTAAATTACCACGTTTTCCTCAGAGACCGGAATCTTTGGTGACAGTGGAGGCTATGCCGGAGCGTATTCAGCAATTGGAGGATTATTTGTATAATCTGTTGAATATCAGTTTGTATCGGAATCATCATGAGACG CTCAACTTTGTCGAAGTCTCCAATGTTTCCTTTGTCGATGGCCTGGGCGTAAAGGGAAAAGAAGGCGCCATATTAAAACGTACCGGTTCTACACGACCCGGCCAGGCTGGCTGTAATTTCTTTGGTTGCTTTCAGCAAAAGTGCTGTGTGCGTTGCAATTATTTCTGTTCCGATGTTGTGTGTGGCTCATGGCGTAGCAGATGGTTTTTCGTCAAGGAAACCTGCTTCGGCTACATACGACCGTCGGATGGTGTTATACGTGCTGTGATATTATTTGATACGGGTTTTGATGTCTCCACCGGCATCTATCAGACGGGCATGCGTAAGGGCCTGCAGATCTTAACCAACAACCGCCACATAGTTATGAAATGCTGGACGAAACGGAAATGTAAAGAATGGAATGATTATCTAAAACAAACAGCCAATACCACAGCTCGAGATTTTACCATGCCCAATCCTCACAACTCGTATGCTCCAGAGAGATCGGATATAACGGCTCAATGGTTTGTGGATGGTTCGTCGTATATGTCAGCCGTGGCTGATGCTTTGGAGGCTGCTAAGGAGGAGATTTATATTACGGATTGGTGGCTGAGTCCGGAAATCTATATGAAAAGACCGGCCATAGATGGTGACTACTGGCGTTTGGATAAGATATTGCTGAGAAAGGCCAAGGAGGGGGTTAAAGTGTTTGTTTTGCTGTTTAAGGAGGTGGAAATGGCTTTGGGTATTAATAGTTATTACAGCAAGCAGAGGCTAGTTAATTTGCATGAAAATATTAAG GTCATGCGCCATCCGGATCATGCCAAAGTGGGAGTATTCTTTTGGGCACATCATGAGAAAATTGTGGTGGTGGATCAAACTTATGCCTTTTTGGGTGGTGTGGACTTGTGTTATGGGCGCTGGGATGATTACCGACATCGTTTGACCGATCTGGGCAGTATTTCTACCTCTTCAGCCTCCGGCAGCACACGACGCCCCGGAGGTTTCTTCAATCGTGAAGAGGTAGACTCTGCCTTTGGCTCTAGCAAATCTTCACGTAATATTAATGAAGAATTGCAAAAAAACGAACAAGAGCTACACAAAGCACAAAATGAAGCTTCAACTAAAGATAGACTACAGCTGCCCGTCCTAATACCAGGCGAGAAACTAATGATACCCAATGTAAATTCTCCCCAAAGTGATAGCATTGATTTGGAAGGTCTTAAGCTAAACACACCCGAAATGGAGCGTAAAAACATGTTGAAAAATCTTAAGGACAATGCCGTCAAGAAGGGCAAAGACCTTGTCAATCGTCTAGCCATGAATGAGGGTGACAAAACTCCCGACATCATAAAAGATCCCAAACAATTGGTATTTACCATACCAGAAATTGAGGAGGGGCGCAAGGGTGGCTTAGAGGATCCCACACCTTTTCAGACACAAGTCCTAGATGATTATTATGGTCAGGCCAAGTACTGGTTTGGCAAAGACTACTCCAATTTCATCATGAAAGATTGGATGAATTTGGATGCTCCCTTTGTGGATATGATTGATCGCGCCACTACACCACGTATGCCCTGGCATGATGTGGCCATCTGTGTGGTGGGCGCCTCGGCCCGAGATGTGGCCCGACATTTTATACAACGTTGGAATGCCATGAAACTGGAAAAGACCCGGGAGAATCACTCGTTTCCCTATTTAATGCCAAAGAGTTATCAACACATAAAACTAAATCCCAATATAGTGCTAAAGCACACCCATCGTGTTTCCTGCCAACTGCTGCGCAGTGTTTCTTCATGGAGTTGTGGTTTCATTGAACAGGATCTAGTCGAACAGAGTATACACGATGCCTACATACAGACCATCACCAAGGCCCAGCATTATATCTATATAGAGAATCAATTCTTTATAACCATGCAGCTGGGCGCAGCGGCTAGTCTGGGTCAAGTACGCAATCAAATAGGTGAAGCTTTGTTTAAGAGGATAGTAAGGGCCCATAG AGAACGTAAAACATTCCGGGTTTATGTGATAATGCCGCTACTACCGGGCTTTGAGGGTGAAGTGGGTGGCAGTAGTGGCATAGCTGTGCGGGCCATTACTCACTGGAATTATTCTTCTATATCAAG AGGTCGCTCGGCCATTTTGGTGCGTCTGAAAGAGGTGGGCATTGACAATCCTGGAGAATACATATCATTCCATGCCTTGCGTACTCATTCCCAACTAAACAATGTTCCTATAACCGAATTAATCTATGTACATTCCAAACTGCTCATAGCCGACGATCGTGTTGTCATTTGCGGTTCGGCCAACATCAATGATCGTTCGATGATTGGCAAACGAGACTCGGAAATCGCAGCCATTATAACAGACAATGAATTTGAAGATGGACGTATGAATGGCAAGAAATATCCCAGTGGAGTGTTTGCGGGAAGATTAAGGAAGTTTTTGTTCAAAGAACATTTAG gTCTGCTAGATCCCGATGCGGAACGCATGCCCATCGATATTACCGATCCTGTGGTGGATCAATTTTGGCATGGCATGTGGAAACGCATTTCCACACGCAACACGGAAATTTACGATGAAGTTTTCAGATGCATACCAAACGATAAAGTGAAATCCTTTgctaatttaagaaaatatcaagaagAAACGCCGCCCTTATGTAAAACCGATCCAGATATGGCCAGTAAACGCATAATGAATATTCAG gGTAACCTAGTTGATTTGCCTTTAGATTTCTTAAACAGAGAAGTTCTTACTCCTCCCAGTACCAGTAGGGAGGGCCTTATACCCACCTCCGTTTGGACatag